A window from Eubalaena glacialis isolate mEubGla1 chromosome 1, mEubGla1.1.hap2.+ XY, whole genome shotgun sequence encodes these proteins:
- the NIF3L1 gene encoding NIF3-like protein 1 → MLSSRVRLVPTAVRLVHSLIRGSSRSFMDLQALLSSLNDFASLSFAESWDNVGLLVEPSPPHTVNTLFLTNDLTEEVMEEALQKKADLILSYHPPIFRPMKRITWKTWKERLVIRALENRVGIYSPHTAYDAAPQGVNNWLAKGLGVCTSRPIHASRAPDYPTEGTHRVEFNVTHTQDLDKVISAVKGIAGVSVTSFSARTDDEEQTRLSLNCTQQALMEVVAFLSQNRQYYQKTEILSLEKPLLLHTGMGRLCTLDESVSLATMIEQIKRHLKLSHVRLALGVGKTLESPVKVVAVCAGSGSSVLQGTEADLYLTGEMSHHDVLDAASQGINVILCEHSNTERGFLSDLRDMLGAYLENKINIIVSEIDRDPLHVV, encoded by the exons ATGTTGTCATCTCGTGTACGCCTGGTCCCCACGGCAGTCCGCCTAGTCCATTCCCTGATCCGCGGTTCTTCCCGTTCCTTCATGGATCTACAggctctcctttcctccttgAATGACTTTGCATCCCTCTCATTTGCTGAGAGTTGGGACAATGTTGGATTACTGGTGGAACCAAGCCCACCACACACTGTAAACACACTCTTCCTAACCAATGATTTGACAGAAGAAGTGATGGAGGAGGCGCTGCAGAAGAAGGCGGATCTCATTCTCTCCTACCATCCGCCCATTTTCCGACCTATGAAGCGCATCACCTGGAAAACCTGGAAAGAGCGCCTGGTGATCCGGGCGCTGGAGAACAGAGTCGGGATCTACTCTCCTCACACGGCCTATGATGCTGCTCCCCAGGGAGTCAACAACTGGCTGGCTAAAGGGCTTG gagtttgcACCTCCAGGCCCATCCATGCTTCCAGAGCTCCTGACTACCCCACAGAGGGAACACACAGAGTAGAATTCAATGTTACCCATACCCAAGACCTGGACAAAGTCATTTCTGCAGTGAAAGGAATTGCAGGTGTATCTGTCACTTCTTTTTCTGCTAG AACTGATGATGAAGAGCAAACACGGCTCAGTCTGAATTGTACTCAGCAAGCTTTGATGGAGGTGGTGGCTTTTCTTTCCCAGAACAGACAATATTATCAGAAGACTGAAATTCTGTCACTGGAGAAG cCTCTGCTTCTACATACTGGGATGGGACGGTTATGCACACTGGATGAGTCGGTCTCCTTGGCAACCATGATCGAGCAAATCAAAAGGCACCTAAAACTGTCTCATGTTCGCCTTGCTCTTGGAGTAGGGAAGACCTTAG AGTCCCCAGTCAAAGTCGTGGCCGTGTGCGCTGGTTCTGGGAGCAGCGTCCTTCAGGGAACAGAGGCCGACCTCTACCTCACAG GTGAGATGTCCCATCATGATGTTCTGGATGCTGCTTCCCAAGGAATAAATGTGATCCTCTGTGAACATAGCAACACTGAACGAGGCTTTCTTTCTGATCTTCGAGATATGCTGGGTGCTTACTTGGAGAATAAGATTAATATTATCGTGTCAGAAATAGACAGGGACCCTCTTCATGTGGTATAA
- the PPIL3 gene encoding peptidyl-prolyl cis-trans isomerase-like 3, with product MSVTLHTDVGDIKIEVFCERTPRTCENFLALCASNYYNGCIFHRNIKGFMVQTGDPTGTGRGGSSIWGKKFEDEYSEYLKHSVRGVVSMANNGPNTNGSQFFITYGKQPHLDMKYTVFGKVIDGLETLDELEKLPVNEKTYRPLNDVHIKDITIHANPFAQ from the exons atg tCAGTGACACTGCATACAGATGTAGGTGATATTAAAATAGAAGTCTTCTGTGAGAGGACACCCAGAACATGTGAA AATTTCTTGGCTCTTTGTGCCAGTAATTACTACAATGGCTGTATATTTCATAGAAATATCAAGGGTTTCATGGTTCAAACAGGAGATCCGACAG GTACTGGAAGAGGAGGTAGCAGTATCTGGGGCAAGAAATTTGAAGATGAATACAGTGAATATCTTAAG CACAGCGTTAGAGGTGTTGTATCTATGGCTAATAATGGCCCAAACACCAATGGATCTCAGTTCTTCATCACctatgggaagcagccacatttgGACATGAAATACACAGTATTTGGAAA GGTAATAGATGGTCTGGAGACTCTAGATGAACTGGAGAAGTTACCAGTAAATGAGAAGACATATCGACCTCTTAATGATGTACACATTAAGGACATAACTATTCATGCCAACCCATTTGCTCAGTAG